From one Terriglobia bacterium genomic stretch:
- the pxpB gene encoding 5-oxoprolinase subunit PxpB: protein MEIETASDSTLLVRFGESASDSSFRAVTSLFRSLRAAGDPRVRNIHPAYASVLIDFDPLQISHEEIRKLVADSIRHEGEISDPLKIVQVPVCYETEFGIDTAFVAEHSDLSQEDVVRMHHSAAYVVCFIGFSPGFAYLGGLPHELECPRLESPRKHVAAGSVGIAGSQTGIYPVDSPGGWRIIGRTPLRMFDPLADPPTQLQPGDAVRFVPIDRAEFEKLAKSESGK from the coding sequence ATGGAAATCGAAACCGCCAGCGATAGTACGCTGCTCGTGCGTTTTGGGGAGAGCGCTTCTGACTCTTCCTTTCGCGCTGTCACCTCTCTCTTTCGCTCATTGCGAGCCGCCGGCGATCCGCGTGTGCGGAATATTCACCCCGCATATGCTTCTGTCCTGATCGACTTTGATCCGCTCCAGATCAGCCATGAAGAGATTCGGAAACTCGTAGCAGACTCGATTCGCCACGAAGGGGAGATCAGCGATCCGCTCAAGATAGTGCAAGTTCCTGTCTGCTACGAAACCGAATTTGGAATCGATACCGCTTTTGTCGCCGAGCATAGTGACCTCTCCCAGGAAGATGTAGTGCGAATGCACCATTCGGCAGCGTACGTTGTTTGCTTTATCGGATTCAGTCCGGGATTCGCGTATCTTGGCGGCCTGCCCCATGAACTTGAATGCCCGCGATTGGAGTCGCCGAGGAAACACGTCGCGGCCGGTTCAGTAGGAATCGCCGGCTCGCAAACTGGCATTTATCCCGTCGATTCTCCCGGCGGGTGGCGCATCATTGGGCGAACCCCGTTGCGAATGTTCGATCCTCTCGCAGACCCGCCGACACAGCTGCAGCCTGGGGATGCTGTGCGGTTTGTGCCGATCGATCGAGCCGAGTTCGAGAAACTTGCCAAATCCGAGAGCGGCAAATGA
- a CDS encoding protein kinase — MIGTTISHYRILEKLGGGGMGVVYKAEDTSLGRFVALKFLPDEVSNDAAALERFKREARAASALNHPNICTVYEIGEDQGKRFIAMEYMEGRTLKHAIQGRPMELEQLLELATEIADALDAAHTKGIIHRDIKPANIFVTDRGHAKVLDFGLAKVGQARGAATHDGMTVTGEEDHNLTSPGTAVGTVAYMSPEQVRGKELDARTDLFSFGAVLYEMATGALPFRGDTSGVIFDGILNREPTDAVRLNPVVPVKLEEIIKKALEKDRDLRFQSAAEMRADLKRLKRDTSSGRNVLPSDAVRVADSGSIKSQSSSAVAVPAKSSAKWMWMGIAAVVLAAAGFAVYKYMNRGPVFSLQNMKLTQVTDSGKAAAVTVSPDGRYIVYALRDGENESLWVRQVATGSDVQLLPPDIVTYHDLSMSPDGNYVYFSRSDKTTVNYNYLYMLPVLGGTPRLLLKDVDTAPSFSPDGKKFAFMRGDPLHAQTLFLTANADGTGETLLAKEPAIVNSPNPPSWSPDGKWIAVSVQAITGTNQTANKVQLVSTADGSIHDLYTAPIFGGAVRWFKDQSGLLFAQVDRDIGRWQLYFISYPDGKAMRFTNDLSSYAPDSLSVTADGRSVAAIQQTSQRSLWMASANDLAGAQQIGDANQYLRGLRWTNDGRLVASSDHSGIISFDKNGTMTNLVSGGDPALWPAPCRNINQVLFSRVKNGKSTIYRMDSDGGNVREIGPEAVVGCSPDGSSYLYLDNDSKLFIAPTAGGQGKFLAKTSGPRDEFSPDGRQVFYTYQEETKNGVYSDFVAVISAVGGPKQFSFQLPSGIGAIHWSPDGKAIQYSITRERAGNIWEQPLTGGPPRQVTHFPPGMNINGFSWSNDGKQLALIRGTTTSNVVMLSDFRQ; from the coding sequence ATGATTGGGACAACGATTTCCCATTACCGCATTCTGGAAAAACTGGGCGGCGGCGGAATGGGAGTGGTGTACAAGGCCGAAGACACCTCCCTTGGGCGGTTTGTAGCCCTCAAATTCCTTCCGGATGAGGTTTCGAACGATGCCGCAGCGCTGGAGCGTTTCAAGCGCGAGGCGCGTGCCGCCTCCGCGTTGAACCATCCGAACATCTGCACTGTGTACGAAATCGGCGAGGACCAGGGGAAGCGTTTCATCGCCATGGAGTATATGGAAGGGCGCACGCTGAAGCACGCGATCCAGGGGCGACCGATGGAGTTGGAGCAACTGCTTGAACTCGCGACCGAGATTGCCGATGCGCTGGATGCCGCGCATACGAAAGGAATTATCCATCGCGATATCAAGCCGGCAAATATTTTCGTCACCGACCGCGGCCACGCCAAGGTGCTCGATTTCGGATTGGCGAAGGTTGGGCAGGCCCGCGGAGCGGCGACACACGACGGAATGACCGTGACCGGAGAAGAAGATCATAACCTGACCAGCCCGGGGACAGCGGTGGGTACGGTTGCGTATATGTCTCCGGAGCAGGTGCGGGGAAAGGAACTGGATGCGCGGACCGATCTGTTCTCGTTCGGAGCGGTGCTGTATGAGATGGCTACCGGCGCGCTCCCGTTTCGCGGCGATACCTCCGGCGTGATCTTCGACGGCATTCTCAATCGCGAACCCACGGATGCGGTTCGATTGAATCCGGTAGTGCCAGTTAAGTTGGAAGAGATCATCAAGAAGGCACTGGAAAAGGATCGCGACCTCCGCTTCCAGAGCGCGGCGGAGATGCGGGCGGATTTGAAGCGCCTCAAGCGCGATACAAGTTCGGGTCGCAATGTGCTGCCTTCCGATGCTGTTCGTGTCGCGGATTCGGGGTCGATCAAATCACAATCCTCTTCTGCAGTGGCGGTCCCGGCGAAGTCCAGCGCCAAGTGGATGTGGATGGGGATTGCCGCCGTTGTTTTAGCAGCGGCTGGATTTGCTGTTTACAAGTACATGAATCGAGGGCCGGTCTTCAGCCTGCAGAACATGAAACTGACGCAGGTTACCGATAGCGGAAAGGCCGCTGCGGTAACAGTCTCGCCCGATGGCCGATACATTGTTTACGCGCTGCGCGATGGAGAAAACGAGAGCCTTTGGGTCCGGCAGGTTGCGACCGGAAGCGACGTACAACTCTTGCCGCCCGACATCGTGACTTACCATGATTTATCGATGTCTCCGGACGGCAACTATGTGTACTTCTCGCGATCGGACAAAACGACGGTCAATTACAACTATCTCTACATGCTGCCGGTTCTTGGAGGAACCCCCAGGTTGTTGCTGAAGGATGTAGATACGGCGCCGTCGTTTTCTCCGGACGGGAAAAAGTTTGCGTTCATGCGGGGCGACCCGCTACACGCGCAGACGTTATTCCTGACCGCTAACGCGGATGGGACGGGGGAAACGCTGCTGGCAAAAGAACCGGCCATCGTGAATAGCCCGAATCCGCCTTCCTGGTCGCCGGATGGAAAATGGATCGCGGTCTCAGTCCAGGCGATCACGGGGACAAATCAGACTGCGAACAAGGTTCAGCTTGTTTCGACCGCAGACGGTTCTATCCACGACCTTTACACTGCGCCAATATTCGGCGGGGCGGTTCGCTGGTTCAAGGACCAGAGCGGCCTGCTGTTCGCTCAAGTAGATAGGGATATAGGCAGGTGGCAGCTCTATTTCATTTCGTACCCCGATGGCAAGGCAATGCGGTTCACGAATGATCTGAGTTCCTATGCCCCGGACAGTCTGAGCGTCACCGCGGACGGACGCTCGGTGGCCGCCATTCAGCAGACCTCCCAACGCAGTCTTTGGATGGCTTCCGCAAACGACTTAGCGGGAGCGCAACAGATAGGGGATGCAAACCAGTATCTGAGGGGTCTTAGATGGACAAATGACGGCCGGTTGGTAGCAAGCTCCGACCACTCTGGGATTATCAGCTTCGACAAGAACGGGACGATGACGAACCTGGTCAGCGGTGGAGATCCGGCACTGTGGCCAGCGCCGTGCCGGAATATCAACCAGGTCCTGTTCAGCAGGGTTAAGAACGGTAAATCGACCATCTATCGGATGGACTCGGACGGCGGCAACGTCCGGGAAATTGGCCCGGAAGCAGTGGTCGGTTGCTCGCCCGATGGCTCGTCGTACCTGTACCTTGATAACGACTCGAAGTTGTTCATAGCGCCGACAGCAGGTGGCCAAGGCAAGTTTCTGGCAAAAACATCGGGCCCGCGAGACGAGTTCTCCCCGGACGGCAGACAGGTTTTCTACACCTACCAGGAGGAAACGAAAAACGGAGTGTACTCCGATTTCGTGGCAGTCATCAGCGCCGTGGGCGGGCCAAAGCAGTTTTCGTTTCAACTGCCGTCTGGAATCGGCGCGATCCACTGGTCTCCGGACGGGAAAGCCATCCAGTACTCGATTACCCGTGAGCGCGCCGGAAACATCTGGGAGCAGCCTCTGACCGGCGGTCCGCCTCGCCAGGTCACTCATTTCCCGCCGGGAATGAATATCAATGGTTTCTCCTGGTCCAACGACGGCAAACAACTCGCACTGATTCGCGGAACGACAACCAGCAACGTCGTGATGCTCAGCGATTTTCGCCAGTAG
- the glgC gene encoding glucose-1-phosphate adenylyltransferase: MIREQQSTSSVQESFHPRVLGIVLAGGKGTRLFPLTRERAKPAVPFGGKYRIVDFVLSNLVNSGIHSIYVLTQFRSQSLLQHLSEGWQFGGMLKTQFITNVPAQMRSETESWYQGTADAIYQNINLIEQSDPDYVAIFGADHIYRMNIASMVDFHRTKCAEVTVAAIPVPKDQASQFGVIAVNNEGRIVAFHEKKHDAPTMPGDSKRVYASMGNYIFSTRTLLELLEADAKDAASQHDFGRDILPKIAGKAPIYAYNFETSRIPGDTEDSVPYWRDVGTIEAYYEANMDLNDVKPELNLYNRQWPVRSTSYPDPPAKFVFDEENRRGEALDSIVSGGCIISGGIIRKSVLGRAVRVHTGALVEGCVIMDNCDIGRDARLRRAILDKNVRIPQGATVGYDLDADRARGWHVTDSGIVVIGREYSPVPMAAMIA, encoded by the coding sequence ATGATCCGCGAACAACAGTCCACGTCGTCGGTGCAAGAAAGCTTTCATCCCCGAGTTCTAGGCATCGTACTCGCTGGCGGTAAAGGAACGCGCTTGTTTCCGCTCACGCGGGAACGCGCCAAACCTGCGGTCCCATTCGGCGGGAAGTACCGAATCGTCGATTTTGTTCTCAGTAACCTCGTAAACTCCGGTATCCACTCCATCTACGTGCTGACGCAATTCCGCAGCCAGTCGCTGCTGCAGCATCTCAGCGAGGGCTGGCAGTTTGGCGGCATGCTCAAAACTCAATTCATTACCAATGTCCCGGCCCAGATGCGCTCGGAGACCGAGTCCTGGTACCAGGGGACCGCTGACGCGATTTACCAGAACATAAATCTCATCGAACAGTCCGATCCGGACTATGTGGCAATCTTCGGTGCCGACCATATCTACCGGATGAATATCGCGAGCATGGTCGATTTTCATCGCACAAAATGCGCCGAAGTTACGGTTGCGGCTATCCCTGTTCCGAAAGATCAGGCATCCCAATTTGGCGTGATTGCGGTAAACAACGAAGGGCGTATTGTGGCGTTTCACGAAAAGAAGCACGACGCTCCCACTATGCCCGGCGACTCTAAACGCGTCTACGCCTCGATGGGAAACTACATCTTCTCTACGCGGACTTTGCTGGAGTTGTTGGAGGCTGATGCAAAGGACGCGGCGAGTCAACACGATTTCGGAAGGGACATCCTTCCTAAAATTGCCGGGAAGGCGCCGATCTACGCTTACAACTTCGAGACGAGCCGCATTCCCGGAGATACCGAAGATTCCGTTCCGTATTGGCGCGATGTTGGAACGATCGAAGCCTACTACGAAGCAAACATGGACCTAAACGACGTCAAGCCGGAACTCAATCTCTACAACCGGCAATGGCCGGTGCGCAGCACCAGCTACCCCGATCCTCCAGCCAAGTTCGTGTTTGACGAAGAGAACCGGCGCGGAGAAGCCCTCGACAGCATCGTCTCCGGCGGATGCATTATCTCCGGGGGCATCATCCGGAAGTCCGTGCTTGGACGCGCTGTGCGCGTGCACACGGGCGCGCTGGTGGAAGGTTGCGTCATTATGGATAACTGCGACATTGGCCGGGACGCCAGGCTACGACGCGCCATCCTCGATAAGAATGTCCGCATTCCGCAGGGCGCGACGGTTGGGTACGACCTGGATGCCGATCGCGCGCGCGGATGGCACGTCACCGATTCGGGCATAGTCGTGATTGGACGGGAGTACAGCCCGGTGCCGATGGCGGCGATGATCGCCTGA
- a CDS encoding MgtC/SapB family protein, with product MNLYEGLQSEAVKIVLVLFLSFLIGLEREEHKASAKYYGFGGVRTFPLIGLIGYSVALLSGTQLVPLTLGFLVVGSFLLLSYWHKLSTSEVAGVTSEMSGLATFLVGALVYYGHFWIATALSVASLLLLELKEVLEKLATRIPAEEIFTFAKFLLLTAVALPILPRQEFTQFHINPFKTWLVVVAVSTISYGSYVLQRLTKERGGVVLTAFLGGAYSSTVTTIVMARRAAREHRPHLFSGGILIASGVMYLRLIALIAIFNRRLVATLTPAFLALAAVAIATGWLWSRRTEPDGSEIKREFEPKNPLEILAAFAFALLFLGMLVATQLAVTYLGKAGVNTLAAIMGLTDVDPFIMGMTQAAGTLTPLKIAAIAVLIAAASNNLIKGIYAYKLADRKTGIRSLALLAGLAVLGLVPLLWL from the coding sequence GTCGGAAGCCGTGAAGATCGTTCTGGTTCTCTTCTTGTCTTTCCTGATCGGGCTGGAACGAGAAGAACACAAGGCGTCAGCGAAGTATTACGGCTTCGGAGGCGTGCGGACCTTCCCTCTCATTGGACTGATCGGCTACTCGGTTGCGCTGCTGTCGGGAACACAGCTGGTTCCATTGACGCTCGGGTTTTTGGTCGTCGGCAGTTTCCTGTTGTTGTCGTACTGGCACAAGCTTTCCACTTCCGAAGTTGCCGGCGTCACTTCCGAAATGTCCGGCCTGGCGACATTCCTGGTAGGTGCCCTGGTCTACTATGGGCACTTCTGGATTGCGACTGCCTTGAGTGTGGCAAGTCTATTACTGCTGGAACTCAAGGAAGTGCTGGAGAAACTGGCCACCCGTATTCCGGCCGAAGAGATCTTCACGTTCGCTAAATTCCTCTTGCTCACGGCGGTGGCTTTGCCCATTTTGCCCAGGCAAGAATTCACCCAGTTTCACATCAATCCATTCAAAACCTGGCTTGTAGTCGTCGCCGTCAGCACGATTTCCTATGGCAGCTATGTCCTGCAGAGGTTAACGAAGGAACGCGGAGGGGTGGTGCTGACCGCCTTCCTTGGGGGAGCATACTCGTCCACGGTTACGACAATTGTCATGGCACGAAGAGCGGCACGCGAGCATCGCCCGCACCTCTTCTCCGGCGGCATTCTGATCGCTTCTGGCGTCATGTATCTACGGCTTATCGCCCTGATCGCGATTTTCAATCGCCGGCTTGTGGCAACGCTCACACCAGCATTCCTGGCTCTTGCGGCGGTAGCGATCGCGACAGGGTGGTTATGGTCGCGCAGAACGGAGCCAGACGGGTCCGAGATAAAGCGCGAGTTCGAACCAAAGAACCCTCTCGAAATCCTGGCAGCGTTTGCCTTCGCTCTTTTGTTCTTGGGTATGCTTGTGGCAACTCAGTTGGCGGTCACCTATCTTGGAAAAGCCGGGGTTAATACCCTTGCGGCTATCATGGGGCTTACGGATGTCGATCCGTTCATCATGGGAATGACGCAAGCCGCAGGTACACTCACCCCTTTGAAAATTGCTGCGATTGCGGTTCTCATCGCTGCTGCCAGCAATAACTTGATCAAAGGTATTTACGCTTACAAATTGGCGGACAGGAAGACGGGCATTCGGAGCCTTGCTTTATTGGCAGGACTCGCAGTTCTCGGGCTCGTTCCATTGCTGTGGCTGTGA